ATGCGGGCAACTTACAAAATCTGAGCGAGGTCGAAGAAGCCCCGCATTACTCTTTTATTAAAGGTGATATATGTGATACAAGAGCTGTTCTGGCTGCGATGAAGGGTGCGGATGCGGTAGTAAACTTTGCTGCGGAAAGCCACGTCGACCGCTCCATATCATCAGCGAAAGAGTTCTTAACAACCAATGTTCTTGGATGTGAAACGCTTCTAAGTGTGGCACGCGACCTGGGAATCACCAGGTTTCTTCATGTATCGACCGACGAGGTCTACGGGAGCATAACAGAGGGTTCATTTAAAGAGACCGACAAGCTGGAGCCGAGCAGCCCTTACTCTTCCAGTAAAGCCGCTGCCGACCTACTTTGCCTGGCCCATTTAACTACGTTCGGCACCCCGGTGCTAATCACCCGAAGCTCGAACAATTTTGGCCCGTACCAGTATCCGGAAAAGCTGATTCCGCTGTTTGTGACCAACCTCCTCGCCGACGTGCCGGTGCCTATTTACGGTGACGGCAAGAACGTTCGCGATTGGTGTTTTGTTGAAGATAACTGCTACGGCATTGACGTCGTGCTGCGCAAGGGCAAAATCGGTGATATATATAACATCGGTGCGGGCAACGAGGTAACGAATCTCGAGATTACCGAGACTATTCTAAATCATCTCAGCAAACCAAAATCCCTTATGAATTTTGTCGAGGACCGCCTTGGCCATGATCGCAGATACTCGATAGACACGAGCAAGGTGCGCGCACTTGGCTGGGCGCCCGCATATGGCTTTTCCGAAGCGATGAGCATGACTATCGACTGGTACAAACGAAACGAGCGGTGGTGGCGCTCGATTAGCGCACGGGCGGCCTAAAGCTTCAAAGGCGCTTTGCAGGTAAGCCTATCGCCGGGCAGAAATGTATTCTTTTTGTAAAACGCAATCAACATGCATATACAAATGTATGCCTATCCTGACCAGGAATAATAGCGCATGATAGCGCATTTCCACAAGCCGAAGTCAAGCAAGCCCTCATTTCTTGATAACAATTTTCCCTATGCTACTGTATTAAATGGCGGCCATACCACAGTAAATGCGCCGTGTCTTAAGACTGGTTTTCGCTTAGTAGCACACCAAGTGTGCATATGTAACATGTAAGGATAGGAGTGTTTTATGCAAGTAGGGAAAACACAGAAGAGACAACGATTTTGGAGGGTTTTAAAAGACGTGAAGTACACACCAAATCATCTAGCACAAGTGGCTCGGAAAAAGTGGATCAAGAAGCCTGTAGTTGCCATAGTGGCAATGGTCGTAGCTACCCAGCTAACGTTTCCGGTTTTAAATTCTTCAGCGGCAACTTGTACCAACACCGCGGCTACAACCAACAACACGGTTGTAGCGACAGCGGCAGACGCAACAGTGACTCCATCATCTGTTGCAGCTACCACTGAAACACCAAGTATTCCAGAAGTTCCCAGTATCGTAACCGTTTCGTATCCCGCAGGATGGAATATGGTTGCGGTTGGCAATGGTGTTGATCTAGGCACCCAGCTGTATGCCTATAATGCTAAGACTGGGACGTATGACAAAGCTGACCCAGCCGTTATGGGAGCCGGATATTGGGCGTTCTTCTCGAAAGAAACAACGGTAACTATGAACATGAAGTCTACCGGCGAAGCTGCAACAGAGCTTCAAGCAGGCTGGAACATGGTTGGAAACCCGTTTGACGATGATGCTCTGGTCCCGACCGGCTATGATGCTTATGTCTACAAACAAGCAACAAAGCAGTATAAGTTGACAACAACTATTCCTGCAGGTTCCTGTGCTTGGATTAACTCGTCGGTTCCAAAAACGATAACGCTTAAGAAAGAAACCCAGACCGCACCGGTCGATACGACCACAAACACCGGTACTGGTAATACAACAGGAACGACAGGAACGGGAACCACAACATCAACGGGTTCCGGATCAAGTGACGGTGGCCAGTATGTGATCACGGGTGCGACTGTTAATGCTGCCGATTACGGCGCAAAAGGCGATGGTTCCGATAGCACCGGCGCTTTGCAGTCTGCGCTTAATGCTTCAGTCGGCAAAACGCTTGTTATCCCCAAAGGATCCACATTCGTCAGCGGTACGCTCGATGTGCCGTCAAATGTAACGATTGCAGGCGGGGGTACCATCAAGAAGAGAGCCGGCAGCGGGCGACACCTGCTTCGGATAGGCGGCAAGTCTAATATCGCGATTCATGATGTCACACTCGATGGCAATGCGAGCGCATTCGGCTTCGATGAATTCCATCATATCGTGTGGCTTGCACAAAGCTCGAAAGTCACGTTCGACGGCGTAACATTCGCGAATCCGGTTTCCGACG
This sequence is a window from Candidatus Aquicultor sp.. Protein-coding genes within it:
- the rfbB gene encoding dTDP-glucose 4,6-dehydratase, giving the protein MKLFITGGAGFIGSNFIRYMLAKYPDYQIVNFDKLTYAGNLQNLSEVEEAPHYSFIKGDICDTRAVLAAMKGADAVVNFAAESHVDRSISSAKEFLTTNVLGCETLLSVARDLGITRFLHVSTDEVYGSITEGSFKETDKLEPSSPYSSSKAAADLLCLAHLTTFGTPVLITRSSNNFGPYQYPEKLIPLFVTNLLADVPVPIYGDGKNVRDWCFVEDNCYGIDVVLRKGKIGDIYNIGAGNEVTNLEITETILNHLSKPKSLMNFVEDRLGHDRRYSIDTSKVRALGWAPAYGFSEAMSMTIDWYKRNERWWRSISARAA
- a CDS encoding right-handed parallel beta-helix repeat-containing protein, producing the protein MQVGKTQKRQRFWRVLKDVKYTPNHLAQVARKKWIKKPVVAIVAMVVATQLTFPVLNSSAATCTNTAATTNNTVVATAADATVTPSSVAATTETPSIPEVPSIVTVSYPAGWNMVAVGNGVDLGTQLYAYNAKTGTYDKADPAVMGAGYWAFFSKETTVTMNMKSTGEAATELQAGWNMVGNPFDDDALVPTGYDAYVYKQATKQYKLTTTIPAGSCAWINSSVPKTITLKKETQTAPVDTTTNTGTGNTTGTTGTGTTTSTGSGSSDGGQYVITGATVNAADYGAKGDGSDSTGALQSALNASVGKTLVIPKGSTFVSGTLDVPSNVTIAGGGTIKKRAGSGRHLLRIGGKSNIAIHDVTLDGNASAFGFDEFHHIVWLAQSSKVTFDGVTFANPVSDGINVTRQPDQPGTGCADIVIKNDRFTGNMTNRCGVSVDCGERITISGNYFYRMGKDNMPGAIDFEPVASGDYSRDSVVENNTIVGSASAPNEPMGIALQNGNVYQHKNIKIIGNKITGKYRHGIVVFGGGTGIVIQGNTVRNIDSVISRDVDTPCGISTTNTQGTIQGNTVSDVAGYGIRCVGGSSDISGGNNNINNTSLSAIMGTIKN